The genomic region ACCAACTTTTGCCCATTTCCCTTTtttgcctgacctgacctctgcctgatctccctactgaccctgagctgcccacCGACTGTTTATTGGATTGCAAGTACTTTGCCTGACCTCAATCTGTCCCggactatggttttgcctgatcccttagTGCTGTGCACCAGTGTCTTTTAACCCCCGTGGGTCAGaagtcacttgaacagagactactccaagaggtagtggcctggtggtccCCCTGCAACAAAGTTGTATTTTATGGCTGTTGTCTACCTCCAATCGTGATGCCCATTGTAATTCGGTAGAGAATGAGATCTCCTGAACCTCCTTTCAGATGAACTGGTAAGCCATTGTCAGCCTAGAAAACATAAAGCAGCCAGTCATTATACATGGTGAAATGGAAATATACAGAACAGATCAATCAAAAAACAACTTGGTGGCATGATCTCTATCTAGTTTGTGAAACCTTCTAACTATTTGGTGGCATAGGCTCTGCCTACTTGTTGATGCAATTTGTCTCTACTTTGTGGCATTATGTCTGTCTACTTGGGGGTCATCTTGTCTGTCAACTTGGTGACATCAACTCTGTCTACATGGTGGTACTGTCTCTGTCTACATGGTGGCATCATCTCTGTCTACATGGTGACATCAACTCTATTTACATGGTGTTATTGTCTCTGTCTATGGTGCCATAATTCCTGTCTACATGGGGGCATTGTCTCTATTTACATGGTGGCATCATCTCTGTCTACATGATGGAATCATCTCTGTCTACATGGTGGAATCATCTCTGTCTATATGGTGGAATCATCTCTGTCTACATGGTGGCATTATGTCTGTCTACTTGGTGTCATCTTCTCTATAAACTTGGTGACGCCAACTCTGTTTACATCATGGTATTGCCTCTGTCTCCTTGGTGGCATAATTTCTGTCTACTTGGCAACATCATCTCTGTCTTGTCTTTATGGCATTATCTCTGTTTATATGGTCACATCTTCTCTGTCTGTTCTGGGAAAAGTAGCACATACAAACTACTCTGCGTGTGTAGTGCCTTGGAGCAGGtagtactttgacatttggacatttgcCTCTTTCCCCTATGTAAAATTAAAACTTATTACTTTATttcacctaaaagggttaactttcactgtttaatactgtgtaactacattatatatatatatgttgtgatatatatcctgtttattatcactgtatttacatggctctgtggaaggggttaatgaatactgagagacagggctttgattgagaagctggtcATTTTCCACAGCTAGAgcttaaagaagaccatgttttggagggaaaaaacccagacttgtttaccaccaaaagcagacagcctgaccttttaaatgtctggttttagctgtgttgttatgtctggaaacttgtgtTTGTCTGGAAatcctgctgtgtcattgccattgagtataatTGAAGCTTTAATGTACGTCTATACCAGACaggagctgaaacaatgtatctgtttgtgctgagtttctccactccacccctcccactagaaggttctagtctagcaaaaactgtatttaaggagagcagtcagagcccctattgtgctgcagttagggaacagtgcttggaagaggagactctgccagactactgagtgaccagaagaagacgctgagatggggatacgctgccacagaccctggatcaccagtcttggaccagggtaccagccttctgaagagaaagagggacagctagatcaggcctttcctcagcatcaaaccattCTGCCAGGGAAGAGACTGGAGAAGTCAACCCAATGCCTTGCCTATATTGTTTTGTacttgaattcctccagtaaagaagcaccctggtttactgcagaccctgactctttggacttatttcccattggggtgcatcacatcttaccatcccttctggagagcagcaacacgtgatgacacctcaacggtgtccgcgggacccagcgtagcgttggggccaccccaaacctggccactgcacttGATTTTGTGGGTGAAACTGAGGCATTACTTTCAAAATCGTACACCCATTGGCTACGTGGGCTGAGTTTTGGCTGCATCTAGACAGATTGTTCTTACCCTTGCTAAGCAATGACTTCTTGTTGTATAATACCAGGAAAGAACTGAGTTACTTGGAGAACCAATACCTGAAATATTTTCTGTTTCTCTGCAACACGGTTTTGCATCTGTACACGACCAGATGTGGAGAAGGCTCTAGAGATCCTCTGCCCCAAAATCTGTAAAAGGTACGAAGAACTTTATCCGACTTTCTTTGGATTATCACAACTCatgatatataaaaataaaaagtccaTGAACTTGTGCAATCCTTTACTGTACATTCAACGTGTGGAATATGTTTCTTATTGTGTGGAAAggtttattttagtatttttttcctttaattgCTTGTACTGTAGTTGGTTAGTGGTATCAGGTAGCACTACACACTGAAGACCTTTAGGAGGACCTAGGAGGGGCCAGGAAATTAGAAGACATCTAGGAATGTAACCAAAAGCTCCAGCTCCATTGAAGACATCATCAGGGTAAGATCATGTTCTATGACTATAacctctctttgtatcatatgggcGTCGGCCAGCTGCAATGTGGCAAACTGGTTGATGGGGAGCTTTGCTAATTTGTTCACAGCCTAATGTGACTGTTACTTACCTgactgtgtatgtgtatatatatatatatatatatatatgtatatatgtattgtaacacagtgagaggtttggtctgggaaaacaggtattttcttcccagcatgtgctgctgggcggatttacagccaggtgaggtcaaataccggaccggattttaaatgccggtccgggttttggcagcacctggctgtccttaaatagacagctgggctcagaagccatgtctctgtgttgggatctgggaggcttgtgtctggatgaaggcttgccacctgtttggcgtgaaaacaggttggtgctgctatcaggaaggactctttgaggcagaattgccgcatgatgTGAATTACcgccaacaccgcaaggtgactttttgcttgtttatgactgcttgttttgtcacttgcctaaagtgtgaataaaacgctgaactgtttgatccaaagaacttgttgttgcctctatactgtgtccgttAATACTGTCTACcaaagcgaaaccccacaatatatatttatataaggaaaaaaaaggcagaactggcaaaagaaaaataatgaacCACCTTGGGTGCACAGCCCAATGGGAATAAGCTCACCCAATATGCAAGATATAAAAAgggggcagcactccagaaatgtgacaaaaaataaaaagaccgaAACGTTGCCTtgccatatgggtgaataaagtctttttattttttgtcacatttctggagtgctgtcccctttttataatatatatatatatatatatgtaaaatctCTCTATATAATCAACTTTTTATGCACCTAAGCCGCGTTAAGCCTATATTATTCCCGGATCTCACAATTCACGTTAATACACTTACTATCTTCCTTCTATACTGAGATCTGATCACTTGAGATTGCAGGcccaaagcctgaggctgcactactgatagATTTTGATGACATCATCTCCCTATCTGATTTATTTTAGGTGCTGTTTTGTCATGGAGATACTGTGTAGATTCAAATAATCAAATactataatttttttagtttGCCACCAGGTGAGC from Bufo gargarizans isolate SCDJY-AF-19 chromosome 9, ASM1485885v1, whole genome shotgun sequence harbors:
- the LOC122919312 gene encoding cytochrome c oxidase subunit 7A1, mitochondrial-like, whose amino-acid sequence is MRNYLILGQRISRAFSTSGRVQMQNRVAEKQKIFQADNGLPVHLKGGSGDLILYRITMGITIGGSLLAFSNIVMASLPHKK